CAGCCGTAGCGTTAGGCGAAAAGGAATTGCTGGGAAGGGTACGTGAAATCAGTAAAAAGATTGCAGATGCAGCCACGGAAGGTTTACAGGAAGATGGAAGCATGATCAATGAGAGGAATAACCAGACGGGAGAGGAGAACCGTAACCGAGACTGGTGGCCGCAGGCAGAGACAGTAGTGGGTTATATGAATGCCTATCAGCTGACCAATAATGAAGTTTACCTGGACATATCCTTGCATTGTTGGAATTTCATCAAGAAAAATCTGGTTGATAATATGGCCGGGGAATGGTTCTGGGGAATTTCTGAAAAAGGCATTATCAATACGAAAGACGACAAGGCAGGCTTTTGGAAATGTCCTTATCATAACGGGCGGATGTGCCTGGAAATAATGAGAAGATAAATGGGATTGAAAATTGCGATTGATAGTTATGCTTATTCATTTACCTGTAAATGATCAGGTATTTGAAAATAAAGTAACTTTGAATCATGTAAATCCTTATGAATAAAACAAAATGACCATGAAATTTAAAATCACCTTATTATTATTGGCTCTATCGGCTATGGCTTTATGCCAGAAAACCACGACCAATCTGAGATTACCATCACTTATTAGTGACAATATGGTGCTTCAGCAAAAAACTGCTGTAAAAATTTGGGGTAAAGCTAACCCGGGAAAGATTATAAAAGTTGTTACAAGCTGGAAAGCAGAAGGGCAGGCAACTGCAAATGGCAATAGTTTATGGGAAGTAATGCTTCAAACACCTAAAGCAGGAGGCCCTTATGAAATAACAATTTCAGCAAAAGATACGGTTGTTAAAATTAAAAATGTTTTAATCGGGGAAGTATGGTTCTGTTCCGGCCAGTCAAACATGGAAATGCCCATGGAAGGCTGGCTTCCTCAATGTCCTGTCAAAAATTCAACCAAAGAAATTGCCACAGCAAATTTTCCAAATATCCGCTTGTTTAATGTTCAACGTAAAATTTCAAGTGAACCCCTGGATGAATGTAATGGAAAATGGCAGGAATGCAATTCTTCATCCCTCCCGCCCTTTAGTGCTACAGCTTATTTTTTTGGAAAAGAGTTATATGAGAGAATTCATGTACCTGTAGCATTGATTGAATCTGCCTGGGGCGGAACACCATCAGAAGCATGGACCTCTTATGATGCTTTGAAAAAGACTGGTGAATTTTCACAAACACTTGATGAGGTTAAAAATTATACGACAGGTGAGGTCGACAAATTCAACAGATGGATAAAAGAACACAGGCAGGTTGTGGTTGATCAAAAAGCAGGAGCAGATAAATGGAAAAATTTGAATTTCCAGGATGAAACCTGTTCATCTCCGGATTTTGACGATAACACCTGGCCATTAATGAAACTTCCGCAGGCTTGGGAAGGGACCAAAGTAGGCGATTTTGACGGGATCATGTGGTTTAGGAAAAGCATTGATGTGCCAGAACAACTTGTTGGTAAGGACTTGATTTTATCCCTTGGCCCAATTGATGATATGGACAGGGTTTATTTTAACGGGAAACTGGTTGGGGCAACAGAGATTGAAGGTATGTGGCAGGTTGAAAGGAATTATGCTATTCCTTCCGAACTTGTTAAGCCTGGTAAAAATACGATTGCTGTTCGTGTCCTGGATATTCAGGGGGGAGGAGGAATAGACGGACATGCCGAACAAATGAAACTTGGCATAAAAGGGGATAATACCTCCGAGTCTGTTTCGCTTTCAGGTGATTGGAAATATATGCCTGCTGCTGAGTTGCTGGGTAATGTTTTTTATATGTACGATATTGCTAAAGGAGAGTTCTTTTTTAAATCAAGGCCTAAAGTATTGAACCCGTCTTTACCGACAGTTTTGTATAACGGAATGGTAAAACCGTTTCTGCCATATAAAATTAAAGGGGTAATTTGGTATCAGGGAGAAGCCAACGTTGGAAGGGCTGCACAATATGCAAAGATTTTTCCGGCGATGATTGAAAACTGGCGTGCTGCGTGGGGCATAAAAGATATGCCGTTTTATTTTGTCCAGATTGCTCCATGGATTTATTCCGGTAAAGAATTTTCTGAGTCTTCTGAATTGAAAGAAGCACAGGCTGAAGCATTAAAATTGTCCAATACCGGCATGGTTGTAACATCGGATATTGGTACGGTCGATAATATTCATCCTCCTTTCAAGGAAGATGTCGGCCTGAGGCTTGCCAGTCTTGCCCTGGCTAAGAATTATGGAGTATCCTTGCCCTTTTCTGGTCCGGTATATAAATCCATGAGGGTTGAAAAAAATAAAATAATACTCCAGTTCAGTCATATTGAAGGAGGATTGGTTGCCAAAAAAGGAGAATTAAAAGAGTTTGAAATAGCCGGAAGTGATGGTAAATATTTTCCCGCAACAGCAAAGATCATTGGAAATGAAGTGGTTGTCTTTTCTTCGCAGGTTACCAAACCTGTATCTGTTCGCTATTGCTGGCATAATGGTTCTGAGGCAAGTTTGTTCAATAAAGCAGGCTTACCTGCTTCATTGTTCAGGACGAAAAAATAACATTGAGAATTTACTACCAATAAGTTCATTTTAATATTAAACTACCTGGAGGCTTTTACTTTCCGGGTAGTTTATTTAACAGGATTATAAGATTTTCGTTGGGATTTATAAGAGAATAAAAGAATTAATCAAAGATCAACAATTATTAATTTGTGATGTTTATATTATTAATAAACAACAAGATAAGGCTATAGGATTCACTGTTGAAAATATAAATTTGGGAGATGCTGAATATGGAAAAATTAAAATTTAAAAAGCCGTTTTCTGTAATAGCTTTATTTGCCTTGTCAATGATGGTATCTTATTCCTGTTCGTGTACAGGGGATAGTGGTACAAATCCTCCAGACACAAATAATGATACGGTCAAAACTCCCGTTGATCCGCCTGTTGCTTCAACCATGGGATTTTTTTTGGACAACTGGCAGTCTAAAACCTATGTGGCTCCCCAATATATGGAAAGTGCTATTGCCACATCGCCATCAACCACTGTTACAGTAGATTTTGCCAATGTAATCACTAAAATTCCATTGGCCATTTTTGGGCACAATGCCAACAATTGGATGACGCAGATGTACAATGAGCCGGTATTTCTCAATCATCTTAATCATTTGAATCCTCATGTGATCCGTTTCCCGGCAGGAAGCGGCAGTGATTGCTTTTTCTGGAATTGTAACCTGAATCAACCGCCTGCAGATGCACCAACGCGCCTGCGGAAAGCCGATGGAACCTATCAGACCGATAATTTATATACTTATGGTAAAACCACCAATAGCTGGCAGGCAACGGTTGATAATTATTATTCTGTGCTTCAGCAAACAAATAGCGAAGGTTTGATTACCATAAATTATGGTTATGCACGATACGGAACAGGGCCTAATCCGGTTGCTTCAGCAGCACATATGGCTGCCGACTGGGTGCGTTATGATAAGGGCCGGACTAAATATTGGGAAATTGGAAATGAAAATTATGGTGATTGGGAATGGGGCTACCGCATTGATGTGGCAGCCAACAAAGACGGGCAACCCGAGTATCTTACCGGGAAACTCTATGCCCAACATTTTAAAGTGTTTGCCGATTCAATGAAAAAGGCTGCTGCTGAAACCGGAAAGACCATATATATCGGAGCTGTAATGCACGAATCAGCCATTCAGGGCTGGGAAACTCCAACTCTTCAGACATGGAATTCGACCATGATCCCGGAACTTAACAATGTCCCTGATTTTTATATAGGCCATAATTACTTTACCCCTTATGGCAAAAATTCGGATGCTACTACTGTTCTGGATTCTGCTCTGACGGTGCCCACCACGATGATGAACTACATGAAAGGGGCTATTCAGAAATATGGAGCAATCCTGAAACCCATTATTCTTTCGGAGTGGAACATGTTTGCCCAGGATTCCAAACAACAGGTTTCCAATACCAGCGGAACTTTCGCGGTAATCGTCCAGGGGGAAGCCTTAAAAAATAAATTTGGACTGGCTGCCCGTTGGGATTTATACAATGGTTGGGGCAATGGCAACGATCATGGTATTTTCAGCGCCGGTGACGAACCGGGTGTTTCTAAATGGAGCCCTCGTCCTTCGTTTTATTACCTCTATTTTTTCCAGAAATGTATAGGCGACCGGCTGGTAAATTCCACGGTGAACGGAAGCGTTAATGTGAAAGCCTATGCATCTACCTATACAACAGGTCAGGCAAGTGTAGCACTTGTAAATATTTCCTCTGCAGCCAAAACTGTTCAGGTGAATTTTAAAAATTTTAAGGCAGGTAATCGTTTTTATTGGTACACCTTGGAAGGAAGCAATGACAATGGGGATTTCTCTCGAAAAGTAACGGTAAATGGTTCCGGTACCACAGCTGTTGCAGGCGGCCCTTCTGATTATGCCACTATTAAAGCAAGATCTGCATTGACTTCCAAAGGGATCAGGGTTACCATCCCTGCCTGGAGTGCTGTTTTTGTGATGGTTGATAAACCATAAAAAACACAATTAAGGCAGATGTCCTATGATAAGATTATGTTATTCGTTAGCCCCTGTTTTATTCCTTTGAAATTATTTTATAGTATACCACAGAGAACAAACTGGTCTATACACTACGAATCGCCTGAAAAAGTCATCTTAAAATTAATTTAACAGATGATGGGAATCCTGATAAATTCATAAAAATGTCTGGAACCGGTTGTTGATAAATTATATTACTTATTGTTGATATGATTTATTGATATGGTAACGAAAATATTCTTATTTTTCCCCAGCTAAATAAAATATCATCCTGGAAGAATCCCGGTATAGGAATAAGTCAGGTTTTTTTTTACATGTTAAATTTTACGAATTATGAAAAAGGTCATTATTCTAGCATCTTGTTTTTTATACATATTGGGTGAAGGTATTTATGCACAATCCCAAAATAAACTTTGGTATAATCAACCTGCCCGGTATTTTGAAGAAAGCCTGGTACTTGGAAACGGTAAAATGGGCGCTACAGTATTCGGCGGTGTTGGTTCAGATAAAATTTATCTGAATGATGCCACCCTTTGGTCGGGCGAACCTGTAAATGCCAATATGAACCCGGAAGCATATAAAAACCTGCCTGCAGTAAGAGAAGCCTTAAAAAATGAGGATTATCAGCTGGCCGATAAGTTAAACAGGAAACTTCAGGGAAAATATTCCGAATCTTATGCCCCGCTGGGTACACTCTATCTGGATTTTAAAGACAATCAGGATCCTAAAAAGTATTACCGGGAACTTAATATCTCCGATGCCGTTTCGAAAGTGGAATACGAAGTAAACGGGATTAAATATACCCGGGAATATTTTGTTTCTCATCCCGATCATGTTATGGTCATTAAACTGAACAGCAGCAAAAAAGGGAAATTAAATTTTGATATCCGTTTCGAGAGTTTATTGAAATATAAAATTTCCCCTTCAGGACAAACACTTCAGGTTAAAGGTTATGCTCCTATTCAGGCAAAACCTGGCTATCTGGGAAACAGTTCCGATGCTGTAGT
The Bacteroidota bacterium genome window above contains:
- a CDS encoding AGE family epimerase/isomerase, with translation AVALGEKELLGRVREISKKIADAATEGLQEDGSMINERNNQTGEENRNRDWWPQAETVVGYMNAYQLTNNEVYLDISLHCWNFIKKNLVDNMAGEWFWGISEKGIINTKDDKAGFWKCPYHNGRMCLEIMRR
- a CDS encoding sialate O-acetylesterase; amino-acid sequence: MKFKITLLLLALSAMALCQKTTTNLRLPSLISDNMVLQQKTAVKIWGKANPGKIIKVVTSWKAEGQATANGNSLWEVMLQTPKAGGPYEITISAKDTVVKIKNVLIGEVWFCSGQSNMEMPMEGWLPQCPVKNSTKEIATANFPNIRLFNVQRKISSEPLDECNGKWQECNSSSLPPFSATAYFFGKELYERIHVPVALIESAWGGTPSEAWTSYDALKKTGEFSQTLDEVKNYTTGEVDKFNRWIKEHRQVVVDQKAGADKWKNLNFQDETCSSPDFDDNTWPLMKLPQAWEGTKVGDFDGIMWFRKSIDVPEQLVGKDLILSLGPIDDMDRVYFNGKLVGATEIEGMWQVERNYAIPSELVKPGKNTIAVRVLDIQGGGGIDGHAEQMKLGIKGDNTSESVSLSGDWKYMPAAELLGNVFYMYDIAKGEFFFKSRPKVLNPSLPTVLYNGMVKPFLPYKIKGVIWYQGEANVGRAAQYAKIFPAMIENWRAAWGIKDMPFYFVQIAPWIYSGKEFSESSELKEAQAEALKLSNTGMVVTSDIGTVDNIHPPFKEDVGLRLASLALAKNYGVSLPFSGPVYKSMRVEKNKIILQFSHIEGGLVAKKGELKEFEIAGSDGKYFPATAKIIGNEVVVFSSQVTKPVSVRYCWHNGSEASLFNKAGLPASLFRTKK
- a CDS encoding alpha-L-arabinofuranosidase, which gives rise to MEKLKFKKPFSVIALFALSMMVSYSCSCTGDSGTNPPDTNNDTVKTPVDPPVASTMGFFLDNWQSKTYVAPQYMESAIATSPSTTVTVDFANVITKIPLAIFGHNANNWMTQMYNEPVFLNHLNHLNPHVIRFPAGSGSDCFFWNCNLNQPPADAPTRLRKADGTYQTDNLYTYGKTTNSWQATVDNYYSVLQQTNSEGLITINYGYARYGTGPNPVASAAHMAADWVRYDKGRTKYWEIGNENYGDWEWGYRIDVAANKDGQPEYLTGKLYAQHFKVFADSMKKAAAETGKTIYIGAVMHESAIQGWETPTLQTWNSTMIPELNNVPDFYIGHNYFTPYGKNSDATTVLDSALTVPTTMMNYMKGAIQKYGAILKPIILSEWNMFAQDSKQQVSNTSGTFAVIVQGEALKNKFGLAARWDLYNGWGNGNDHGIFSAGDEPGVSKWSPRPSFYYLYFFQKCIGDRLVNSTVNGSVNVKAYASTYTTGQASVALVNISSAAKTVQVNFKNFKAGNRFYWYTLEGSNDNGDFSRKVTVNGSGTTAVAGGPSDYATIKARSALTSKGIRVTIPAWSAVFVMVDKP